The following proteins are encoded in a genomic region of Rubrobacter xylanophilus DSM 9941:
- a CDS encoding hydantoinase/oxoprolinase family protein: MGRRYTVDIDIGGTLTDGLFSDGKRMWMAKVDTTPHDFTVCFFECLREGAGLTGHVDLSSFLGEVAVIRWSSTIATNVLAEKKGPRLGLLVSPGHEDDLYGEGKSSAIGHLVIPENITTVKDPENTEEVLAAIRALLERGVRRICVSLEGSFEQAEGERTIKRLVEKQFPDHYLGAVPTVLGSEICRHPDDMTRTHMSLINSYVHTPLAMALFKAEDELLSQYNYRRPVYIGHVNGGVARVSKTKGVDTTESGPVFGLVASAYFARRYGLDRVISLDVGGTTSKIGVVVNGEPVMSRETEFFGIPLKMPWILLRSVSLGGGSVARAKDGKVALGPDSMGAYPGPACYDLGGKNATLTDSFLISGMLNPQRFLGGRRHLSEERAREVLQEHLAGPLGVSVEEAARRVIEEANRIVEETIDRTLEEAGYTREGFTLFCFGGNGANFAASVADRMGLREAYIFEIGPVLSAFGSSVSDISHVYEEYPFLKVSDGTEKEVWSIIEKGRGRVLRDLEGEGLITADATLIAEVTVTNGRTRTLEFALEPEKARAALSEASSGIIERVAVRGVSPVPRVELREEPSRPYDAEPGDSRRVLGKEAGVYDWNDLSPGATVIGPAMLESETNTCHIADGWKLRIDSFGNAVLRKGEE, encoded by the coding sequence GTGGGCCGGCGATACACGGTAGACATAGACATAGGCGGCACCCTGACCGACGGCTTGTTTAGCGATGGCAAGCGGATGTGGATGGCAAAGGTGGACACCACGCCGCATGATTTCACTGTTTGTTTCTTTGAGTGTTTGCGTGAGGGTGCTGGTCTCACCGGGCACGTGGACCTTTCCTCCTTTCTTGGGGAGGTCGCCGTCATCCGCTGGTCAAGTACCATCGCAACCAACGTGCTCGCTGAAAAGAAGGGGCCCCGTCTCGGGCTGTTAGTGAGCCCGGGGCATGAGGACGACCTCTATGGAGAGGGAAAAAGCTCGGCTATTGGGCACCTCGTCATACCGGAGAATATCACTACGGTGAAAGACCCTGAAAATACCGAGGAGGTTCTTGCTGCGATCCGGGCGCTCCTGGAGCGTGGCGTGAGGCGCATCTGCGTCAGCCTAGAAGGTTCCTTTGAGCAAGCCGAGGGTGAGAGAACTATCAAGCGGCTCGTCGAGAAGCAGTTCCCAGACCACTACTTGGGAGCAGTACCTACGGTCTTGGGGAGCGAGATCTGTCGCCACCCCGACGATATGACGCGCACCCACATGAGCCTCATTAACTCGTACGTCCACACGCCGCTCGCGATGGCCCTGTTTAAGGCCGAAGACGAGCTGCTCTCCCAGTACAACTACCGCCGTCCCGTCTACATCGGCCACGTCAACGGCGGCGTCGCGCGCGTCTCCAAGACCAAGGGCGTGGACACCACCGAGTCCGGGCCGGTCTTCGGACTGGTCGCTAGCGCCTACTTCGCTCGCCGCTACGGATTGGACAGGGTAATCTCGCTCGACGTTGGCGGGACGACGTCCAAGATAGGCGTCGTGGTTAACGGAGAACCAGTGATGTCCAGGGAGACCGAGTTTTTCGGGATACCTTTGAAGATGCCCTGGATTCTCTTGCGCTCCGTATCCCTCGGGGGCGGCAGTGTTGCCCGGGCCAAGGACGGGAAGGTCGCCCTCGGTCCGGACAGCATGGGCGCTTACCCCGGCCCCGCCTGCTATGACCTTGGCGGCAAGAATGCCACACTGACGGACTCTTTTCTCATCAGTGGGATGCTCAACCCGCAGCGTTTCCTTGGAGGCAGACGTCACCTGAGCGAGGAGCGTGCTAGGGAGGTTCTGCAAGAACACCTCGCAGGACCGCTCGGCGTCAGCGTCGAGGAGGCGGCGAGGCGGGTGATCGAGGAGGCCAACCGCATCGTCGAGGAGACTATCGACCGCACCCTGGAGGAGGCTGGGTATACAAGGGAGGGATTCACCCTCTTCTGTTTCGGTGGGAACGGCGCGAACTTCGCTGCCTCGGTGGCAGACCGCATGGGTTTGAGAGAAGCCTATATCTTCGAAATCGGACCAGTGCTTTCTGCCTTCGGGTCATCCGTGTCTGATATCTCACACGTCTACGAGGAGTACCCATTCCTCAAGGTTTCCGATGGGACCGAAAAAGAGGTCTGGAGCATCATCGAGAAAGGGCGCGGGCGGGTGCTGCGCGACCTCGAAGGCGAAGGCCTGATCACTGCGGATGCCACCTTGATTGCCGAGGTGACGGTCACCAACGGTAGGACGCGCACCCTAGAATTTGCTCTTGAACCCGAGAAGGCGAGGGCCGCACTCTCGGAGGCAAGTAGCGGGATAATAGAGCGCGTCGCGGTTCGGGGCGTTTCTCCCGTCCCGCGCGTCGAGCTCAGGGAAGAGCCCAGCCGACCGTACGACGCCGAACCGGGGGACAGCAGGAGGGTTCTCGGTAAGGAGGCCGGGGTGTACGACTGGAACGACCTCTCGCCAGGGGCTACGGTCATCGGCCCGGCGATGCTCGAGTCAGAGACGAACACCTGTCACATCGCCGACGGATGGAAGCTCCGGATAGATAGTTTCGGGAACGCCGTTCTGAGAAAGGGAGAAGAATAA
- a CDS encoding phenylacetate--CoA ligase family protein, translating to MSASSSYWNPKVETMGLEEQRALQTTKLREQLRYVMERSSFYRRKFEEAGFDPVRLQTVDDLVYAPFTYKEELRESQVNHPPLGEHAVVDMEEVLRVHSSTGTTGRPSYVGLTRHDRDVWTEVVSRVYYCEGLRPWDILIHGFGLGFFVGGLPLKDAVENIGATFVPIGSGYSHRLVTSTQNLGGTVLTCTPSYAQYLAEFVRDRFGMEPSQLGLRRVMLGAEPGGGIPAVRQKISDDFGAFVTEGLGNADLIAVYAGSCDENDGMHFLAPDYLVLELIDPVTEEVLEWEDGAEGELVATHIDRECCPLVRFRTRDRIRVRMDPCACGRTGPRWTCIGRTDDMLIVRGVNVWPSAISDVVGSLRPRTTGAVQVLLYEPGPRVDPPLRLQVEYGPEATDLDALKVELEGLLREKLIVECEVELLPPGTLPRFEMKAQLVRKLYEESWFSG from the coding sequence GTGTCTGCTAGCAGCAGCTATTGGAACCCGAAAGTCGAAACGATGGGGCTAGAGGAGCAGCGAGCGCTGCAAACTACAAAGCTTCGAGAACAGCTTCGCTATGTGATGGAGCGATCATCCTTCTACCGGCGGAAGTTTGAGGAGGCTGGCTTCGATCCAGTGCGGCTTCAGACCGTAGATGATCTAGTGTACGCGCCTTTCACATACAAGGAAGAGCTTCGCGAGAGCCAGGTCAACCACCCGCCACTTGGGGAGCACGCGGTGGTAGACATGGAGGAGGTTCTGCGCGTCCACTCATCCACAGGGACAACAGGGAGGCCAAGCTACGTCGGTCTCACGCGGCATGACAGGGACGTGTGGACTGAGGTGGTAAGCCGAGTGTACTACTGTGAAGGCTTGCGTCCGTGGGACATTCTCATACACGGGTTTGGGTTAGGCTTTTTCGTTGGTGGGTTGCCCCTCAAGGATGCCGTTGAGAACATCGGGGCCACATTTGTTCCCATCGGGTCGGGTTACTCCCACCGGCTCGTCACCAGCACCCAGAACTTGGGGGGTACTGTACTCACCTGCACTCCTTCCTACGCCCAATACCTGGCCGAGTTCGTCCGGGATAGGTTCGGGATGGAGCCTTCCCAACTTGGCCTGCGCCGGGTCATGCTCGGGGCAGAGCCAGGAGGCGGCATCCCAGCGGTGAGGCAGAAGATCTCCGACGACTTCGGGGCCTTCGTTACCGAAGGGCTCGGGAACGCGGACCTCATCGCCGTCTACGCCGGTAGTTGTGACGAGAACGACGGGATGCACTTTCTTGCCCCAGACTACCTAGTCCTAGAGCTCATAGATCCCGTCACTGAAGAAGTGCTTGAATGGGAGGACGGTGCCGAAGGAGAACTCGTGGCTACCCACATCGACCGCGAGTGTTGTCCCCTGGTCCGCTTCCGCACGCGGGACCGCATCAGGGTAAGGATGGATCCGTGCGCCTGTGGGCGCACGGGTCCGCGTTGGACTTGTATCGGGCGTACCGACGACATGCTCATCGTGCGTGGGGTGAACGTGTGGCCATCAGCGATCAGCGACGTCGTCGGAAGCTTGAGACCTCGAACGACGGGGGCGGTGCAGGTGCTTCTCTACGAACCGGGGCCGAGGGTTGATCCGCCCTTGAGGCTTCAGGTGGAGTACGGCCCAGAGGCTACAGATCTCGATGCCCTCAAGGTGGAGCTGGAGGGCCTGCTGAGAGAAAAACTGATCGTGGAATGTGAGGTCGAATTGTTGCCACCGGGGACGTTGCCCCGCTTCGAGATGAAGGCGCAGTTGGTTCGAAAGTTGTATGAGGAGTCCTGGTTTAGCGGGTGA
- a CDS encoding hydantoinase/oxoprolinase family protein, giving the protein MSTTDSQYDQILEAPEAVRNTIDIDVGGTFTDMVMVLDGETIYRKVPTTPYDLSVCFMQVIEAGAEAFGMTVDELLPKMEMVRYSTTVAMNRLIERKGPRIGLITTEGHEDAVLIGKGAQWIDGTRLDERRALPHMNKPEPLVPREMIVGVKERIDGTGTVLRPLDEKDVRLKVRQLVDNGARAFVVSLLWSHINPEHERRVKEIIREEYREYHVGYLPVILSHEVVSKLGEYERTMTAILDAYLQRLMQLELSSTWDALRDRGYTGPFFMVHNTGGCADVFKTTASRTYNGGPVAGLIGAREIARRVGIENVVCSDVGGTSFDLGLVMHESVRNYEFNPVVDRWMVATTMLQSVSIGAGGGSIAWINRSLGNRLEVGPQSAGSYPGPVCYNLGGTEPTTTDADLILGYINPDNYFGGKMKLNKQAAERAIKTKIADQLGVSTVEAAALIRRIVDEKMASAIRKEVVLRGYRPTDFLLFAFGGGGPTHVAGYMGEIPRAAIFPFSPVFSAYGSSVMDVMHIYERSHRMTLIEPVTQQATTDYETFNNVVKEMMEVARQELEAEGLPVDKAVFGLELDMLYGGQIHSKRSSAPDLFINSEEDVWRFYKQFEREFSEAFSPLAVNLPGGVYIDTFVLRAAVPGQELKLERYPLEGKDPSAARKGSREAYWPEASNSWVETEVYDLAALKPGNVVAGPALIESEYTTVVVPPTKRFRMNEYAIGLLEAK; this is encoded by the coding sequence TTGTCTACAACGGATAGCCAGTACGACCAGATCCTGGAAGCTCCGGAGGCCGTTCGCAACACTATAGACATCGACGTGGGCGGCACCTTCACTGACATGGTGATGGTTTTGGACGGAGAGACAATCTACCGCAAGGTCCCTACGACCCCCTACGACCTCTCCGTCTGCTTTATGCAGGTGATCGAGGCGGGTGCCGAGGCGTTCGGTATGACCGTGGACGAGCTGCTGCCAAAGATGGAGATGGTTCGCTACTCGACTACAGTGGCGATGAACCGCTTGATCGAGCGTAAGGGTCCGCGCATCGGGCTTATCACGACCGAGGGTCACGAGGACGCCGTCCTGATCGGCAAGGGAGCACAGTGGATAGATGGCACTCGACTCGATGAGCGTCGTGCCCTTCCACATATGAACAAACCCGAGCCGCTCGTCCCCCGCGAGATGATCGTCGGCGTCAAGGAGCGCATAGACGGTACCGGGACTGTTCTGCGCCCGCTTGACGAGAAAGATGTGCGTCTGAAGGTACGCCAGCTTGTGGACAACGGTGCCCGAGCTTTCGTCGTTTCGCTTCTCTGGTCGCACATCAATCCCGAGCATGAGCGGCGAGTGAAGGAGATCATCCGCGAGGAGTATCGTGAGTACCATGTCGGATACCTTCCGGTCATTCTCTCGCACGAGGTCGTCAGCAAGCTCGGGGAGTATGAGCGCACAATGACGGCGATTCTCGATGCCTACCTGCAACGTTTAATGCAGCTAGAGCTTTCCAGCACTTGGGATGCGCTGCGTGACCGGGGTTACACAGGCCCGTTCTTTATGGTGCACAACACCGGTGGTTGCGCCGATGTCTTCAAGACCACCGCCAGCCGCACCTACAATGGTGGACCCGTGGCCGGGCTAATCGGGGCGCGTGAAATAGCCCGCCGTGTGGGGATCGAGAACGTGGTCTGCTCCGACGTGGGTGGCACGAGCTTCGATCTCGGGCTCGTCATGCATGAGTCGGTCCGCAACTACGAGTTTAACCCAGTCGTGGATCGCTGGATGGTCGCCACCACTATGCTCCAGTCTGTGTCCATAGGAGCGGGCGGCGGCTCAATCGCCTGGATCAACCGCTCTCTCGGGAACCGGCTGGAGGTTGGTCCGCAGAGCGCAGGCTCCTACCCGGGGCCGGTCTGCTACAACCTGGGCGGCACCGAACCGACCACCACCGACGCCGACCTCATTCTCGGTTACATCAACCCAGATAACTATTTCGGCGGCAAAATGAAGCTCAACAAGCAGGCCGCGGAGCGGGCGATAAAAACGAAGATCGCCGACCAGTTGGGTGTGAGCACGGTGGAGGCGGCGGCTCTCATCCGGCGCATCGTGGACGAGAAGATGGCCTCCGCTATCCGCAAGGAGGTCGTGCTGCGCGGCTACCGGCCGACGGACTTCCTACTCTTCGCCTTTGGCGGGGGTGGCCCGACCCACGTGGCCGGTTACATGGGCGAGATACCTCGTGCGGCAATCTTTCCGTTCTCACCCGTTTTCTCCGCCTACGGTTCGTCGGTGATGGACGTTATGCACATCTACGAGCGCTCCCACCGCATGACCCTCATCGAGCCGGTAACTCAGCAGGCGACGACGGACTACGAAACCTTTAACAACGTCGTCAAAGAGATGATGGAGGTGGCCAGGCAAGAACTGGAGGCCGAAGGCTTGCCCGTAGACAAGGCCGTCTTCGGCCTGGAGCTGGATATGCTCTACGGTGGCCAGATCCACTCGAAGAGATCTTCTGCTCCGGACCTGTTTATAAACAGCGAAGAGGACGTGTGGCGCTTCTACAAGCAGTTCGAACGAGAGTTTAGCGAGGCTTTCTCTCCGCTAGCTGTCAACCTTCCTGGCGGCGTTTACATAGACACCTTCGTGTTACGCGCAGCAGTACCCGGACAGGAGTTGAAGCTGGAGAGGTACCCATTGGAGGGTAAGGATCCCAGTGCGGCTCGCAAGGGCAGCCGCGAGGCGTACTGGCCGGAGGCATCGAATAGTTGGGTCGAGACTGAGGTCTATGACCTTGCCGCCCTCAAGCCGGGAAATGTGGTGGCAGGACCGGCTCTCATCGAGTCTGAATACACCACAGTGGTGGTGCCGCCTACAAAACGATTCCGGATGAATGAGTACGCGATAGGGCTCCTTGAGGCCAAGTGA
- a CDS encoding hydantoinase B/oxoprolinase family protein, whose amino-acid sequence MAIPTAEEKLAAIKLAEPTEDELRAVEMLKPGDYEIGFQRTNDILDEALQIFQRSSRSSMGVAGDVMCAIFSAKGDLVNAAAGTYLHAIIQPIIIKYILEHYSENPGIKDGDIWAANDALYGGIHNPDQVIVVPIFYEGELIAWAGAANHTTETGAIEPGGMPVSSKSRFEEGMNLPPCKIGENREIRNDWQEIFTAFGLRAPQMIVTDTKARATAADRIRTRIIELCEKEGKDFVKGLLRRMLQVAEEGARRRISSWLDGTYRCATFSDAAGESLGLLRNANLALIKRGDEITFDFSGTSPENASSYHAHVQSVVGHVANYVYSYVFFDLPISSATFQPFTFKIPKGTVLNPDDRAATACAVMICTGVMSACANAFAKMMFASAEWDRVAASSSNAGNAHVIAGVSQWGLPFADMIAYQINSEGMGGRPWAKGINAFGFPWCPFGRAPNVELMENEFPLLVPLSQHWKDSAGAGKYRGGVGTVQMWVAHQVPTVLLMCIADNSKLQTPQPLFGGYAPATCPGIGVRAPDLMEKLRTDPGSVDLDFSKIISERSIGGKWEIEFMGRSIRPYEAGDIMTFGISGSGAGYGDPLEADPEGVLEDLLDGIISEWVATNVYKVAYDLEGRKVDLEETRRLREAERQARLERGRSWDDFHAEWSEKKPAEEILAFFGSWPEGQPLVPVMRM is encoded by the coding sequence ATGGCTATACCCACTGCCGAGGAGAAGCTCGCCGCGATCAAGCTCGCTGAGCCTACCGAGGATGAGCTGAGAGCCGTCGAGATGCTTAAGCCGGGCGATTACGAGATCGGCTTCCAGCGCACTAACGACATCCTGGACGAGGCGTTGCAAATTTTCCAGCGTTCCTCGCGCTCTAGCATGGGTGTTGCCGGCGACGTCATGTGCGCTATCTTTTCTGCAAAAGGCGATCTGGTGAACGCAGCAGCGGGTACGTATCTGCATGCTATCATTCAGCCTATAATCATCAAGTACATCTTGGAGCACTACTCCGAGAACCCGGGCATCAAGGATGGAGATATCTGGGCCGCCAACGATGCTCTCTACGGAGGCATTCACAATCCCGATCAGGTTATCGTCGTTCCGATCTTCTACGAAGGAGAGCTGATCGCCTGGGCTGGGGCTGCGAACCACACCACGGAGACCGGGGCGATTGAGCCAGGCGGGATGCCGGTTTCTTCCAAGTCACGTTTCGAGGAAGGGATGAACCTTCCACCCTGCAAGATCGGGGAGAACCGGGAGATCCGCAACGACTGGCAGGAGATCTTCACCGCTTTCGGTCTTCGGGCTCCACAGATGATTGTCACCGATACGAAGGCTCGCGCGACGGCGGCCGATCGCATCCGCACCCGCATCATCGAGCTGTGTGAGAAAGAAGGCAAGGACTTCGTAAAGGGTTTGCTGCGCAGAATGCTTCAAGTTGCCGAAGAGGGGGCAAGGAGACGGATCTCCTCATGGCTCGATGGGACATACCGCTGCGCTACCTTTTCTGATGCGGCTGGCGAGTCCCTAGGTCTCCTCAGGAACGCGAACCTGGCGCTCATCAAGCGGGGAGATGAGATAACCTTCGACTTCTCCGGCACCTCACCGGAGAATGCCTCTTCCTACCACGCCCACGTGCAATCCGTTGTCGGCCACGTTGCCAATTACGTCTACTCCTACGTCTTCTTCGATCTGCCCATAAGCAGCGCTACATTCCAGCCATTCACGTTCAAGATCCCCAAGGGCACGGTACTCAATCCCGACGACCGAGCGGCGACCGCGTGCGCAGTGATGATCTGCACGGGCGTAATGAGCGCGTGCGCTAACGCGTTCGCGAAGATGATGTTCGCAAGTGCCGAGTGGGATCGCGTTGCTGCTTCCTCATCAAACGCTGGTAACGCCCACGTAATCGCTGGGGTGTCTCAATGGGGCTTGCCGTTCGCTGACATGATTGCCTATCAGATCAACAGCGAGGGAATGGGCGGGCGTCCATGGGCCAAGGGCATCAACGCCTTTGGTTTTCCGTGGTGTCCCTTCGGGCGCGCTCCCAATGTAGAGTTGATGGAAAATGAGTTCCCACTCCTAGTGCCTCTAAGCCAGCACTGGAAGGACAGCGCTGGCGCCGGTAAGTATCGTGGGGGGGTTGGGACGGTTCAGATGTGGGTTGCCCACCAGGTTCCAACGGTCCTGCTCATGTGTATAGCAGACAACTCCAAACTCCAGACCCCGCAGCCTCTCTTCGGGGGCTATGCTCCGGCGACCTGCCCCGGCATCGGAGTCCGTGCTCCGGATCTTATGGAGAAGCTGCGCACCGATCCCGGCTCTGTCGATCTCGACTTCTCGAAGATTATCTCGGAGAGGTCCATAGGGGGCAAGTGGGAGATAGAGTTCATGGGCCGTTCCATTCGTCCTTACGAGGCTGGGGACATCATGACCTTCGGAATTTCTGGCAGCGGCGCTGGCTACGGCGACCCGCTTGAAGCAGACCCGGAGGGCGTCCTAGAAGACCTACTGGACGGCATTATTTCTGAGTGGGTGGCGACCAACGTTTATAAGGTTGCCTACGATCTCGAAGGACGTAAGGTTGATCTCGAGGAAACTAGGCGCCTTCGAGAAGCCGAGCGTCAAGCACGTCTGGAGCGCGGTCGGAGCTGGGACGATTTCCACGCCGAGTGGTCCGAGAAGAAGCCCGCCGAAGAGATACTTGCATTCTTCGGATCATGGCCTGAAGGCCAGCCGCTTGTCCCGGTCATGAGGATGTAG
- a CDS encoding acetone carboxylase subunit gamma, producing the protein MERIRVTEYLDLDLGDESWYCHVCGYGFGSARGNYKEGCLIHERDPREVHRPIIEGEYTFAPDPEWVRIVEFYCPGCGTQIETEYLPPGHPITHDIEIDIDRLQQRIADGELTIKENRLVYNG; encoded by the coding sequence ATGGAAAGAATCCGAGTTACCGAATATCTAGACCTCGACCTCGGGGACGAGAGCTGGTACTGCCACGTGTGCGGGTACGGCTTTGGTTCGGCCCGCGGCAACTATAAGGAAGGTTGCCTCATCCACGAGCGCGACCCGCGCGAGGTCCACCGACCCATAATCGAGGGCGAGTACACCTTTGCCCCCGACCCCGAGTGGGTGAGGATCGTGGAGTTCTACTGCCCGGGGTGCGGCACCCAGATCGAAACGGAGTATCTGCCGCCGGGACATCCGATTACGCATGACATCGAGATCGACATAGACCGTCTGCAACAGCGCATCGCCGACGGCGAGTTGACCATCAAGGAGAACCGCCTTGTCTACAACGGATAG